In Trichocoleus sp. FACHB-46, a single window of DNA contains:
- the gltB gene encoding glutamate synthase large subunit, whose amino-acid sequence MDNVSVNLNQQLNQGLEAGYSGQRWLVEERDACGVGFIADLQGRATHSLVAKALSALECLEHRGGCSADQDSGDGAGLMTAIPWELLQQSLTEMGAPAAAPERTGVGMLFLPQDASVAAKARQIVEKIVQEESLTLLGWRLVPVQPEVLGVQAKENQPQIEQVLIQAESLSGDELERKLYLVRKRIEQAVAIALQESSGPSEYDSLRDFYVCSFSNRTIIYKGMVRSAVLGDFYTDLKQPAYQSVFAVYHRRFSTNTLPKWPLAQPMRLLGHNGEINTLLGNINWMMAREADLAHASWGDRLQDLKPVVNPDNSDSATLDNVMELLVQSGRSPVEALMIMVPEAYKNQPDLANYPEIVDFYEYYSGIQEPWDGPALLVFSDGKKVGATLDRNGLRPARYSITKDGFVVVASEAGVVDLPEAEIVEKGRLGPGQMISVDLGTHEVLKNWEIKQRVAQAHPYSEWLQQNRQNLQAQPFADTTQMDGQMLLRHQVAFGYSSEDVEMIIESMAAQGKEPTFSMGDDIPLAVLSEKPRLLYDYFKQRFAQVTNPPIDPLRESLVMSLTMQLGERGNLLEAKPESARQLKLESPVLNEVELEQIKQSGFETASLSTLFAISAGPEGLQRAVNALCQQAVEAVRAGKKVLVLSDRNQENDLQLTEDYSYIPPLLAVGAVHHHLIRQGLRMKASLVVDTAQCWSTHHFACLIGYGASAICPYLALETVRHWWSDSKTQAMMQRGKIEVSTLNGAQDNFRKAVEAGLLKILSKMGISLLASYHGAQIFEAIGIGSDLLHLGFSGTTSRLGGLSVAELANEVISFHCRAFPELTAKKPENYGFVQYRPGGEYHMNNPEMVKTLHKAVADKSHDHYDLYQQHLSNRPITALRDLLDFKSDRPSIPVEEVESVADIMQRFCTGGMSLGALSREAHETLAIAMNRIGGRSNSGEGGEDSVRYNTLNDVDENGNSPTLPHLKGLRNGDTASSAIKQVASGRFGVTPEYLASAKQIEIKMAQGAKPGEGGQLPGKKVSPYIAMLRRSKPGVTLISPPPHHDIYSIEDLAQLIFDLHQISPTAQVSVKLVAEIGIGTVAAGVAKANADIIQISGHDGGTGASPLSSIKHAGGPWELGLTEVHRVLMENQLRDRVILRVDGGLKAGWDVLIAALMGAEEFGFGSIAMIAEGCIMARICHTNNCPVGVATQREELRKRFTGTPEHVVNFFCFIAEEVRSLLARLGYRSLDEVIGRADLLTVREGAKLTKTQSLNLNCLTQLPDTRENRAWLQHEAVHSNGPVLDDQLLADAEIQAAIANQSSVTKEVMVINTDRTVGTRLSGAIAKKYGDSGFEGQITLNFKGSAGQSLGAFNLPGMTLNLEGEANDYVGKGMHGGEIVIKPPAAATYDPSQNVIVGNTCLYGATGGTLFANGQAGERFAVRNSKGQAVIEGAGDHCCEYMTGGTIVVLGRVGRNVGAGMTGGLAYFLDEDGSFPTKVNPEIVKVQRVIAPVGEQQLRDLIEAHAERTGSPKAKAILAHWSESLAKFWQVVPPSEADSPEANPDAATEKVLSSVQ is encoded by the coding sequence ATGGATAACGTGAGTGTGAATTTGAACCAGCAATTAAATCAGGGATTAGAAGCAGGCTACTCCGGCCAACGTTGGTTGGTTGAGGAGCGAGATGCTTGTGGCGTTGGTTTCATTGCGGATCTCCAAGGTCGAGCTACCCACTCTTTAGTGGCTAAGGCGTTGTCAGCTCTAGAGTGTTTAGAACATCGGGGCGGCTGTAGTGCCGACCAAGATTCTGGGGATGGCGCGGGGTTGATGACTGCCATCCCTTGGGAATTGTTGCAGCAGTCTCTTACGGAGATGGGAGCGCCCGCCGCTGCACCTGAGCGCACAGGGGTAGGCATGCTCTTTTTGCCTCAAGATGCCTCAGTCGCTGCTAAAGCTCGTCAGATTGTAGAAAAAATTGTTCAGGAAGAATCTCTAACGCTGTTAGGGTGGCGTTTGGTTCCGGTTCAGCCTGAAGTGTTGGGCGTTCAAGCGAAGGAAAACCAACCTCAAATTGAGCAAGTATTGATACAGGCTGAGAGCCTAAGTGGGGATGAGTTAGAGCGCAAACTGTACTTAGTTCGTAAGCGGATTGAGCAGGCAGTTGCGATCGCCCTTCAGGAATCTTCCGGTCCTAGCGAGTACGACTCGTTGAGAGACTTTTATGTTTGCTCCTTCTCCAACCGCACCATTATTTACAAAGGCATGGTGCGATCGGCGGTACTAGGAGATTTCTACACCGACCTGAAGCAGCCTGCTTACCAAAGTGTGTTTGCGGTGTATCACCGTCGCTTTAGCACCAACACCTTACCTAAGTGGCCACTGGCGCAACCGATGCGGCTTTTGGGGCATAACGGTGAAATCAATACTTTGCTTGGCAACATCAACTGGATGATGGCGCGGGAAGCGGATCTTGCTCATGCAAGTTGGGGCGATCGCCTGCAAGACCTGAAGCCCGTGGTTAACCCAGACAACAGTGACTCCGCGACGCTGGACAACGTCATGGAACTGCTGGTGCAGTCAGGACGTAGCCCAGTGGAAGCCCTGATGATCATGGTGCCAGAGGCTTACAAGAATCAGCCAGACTTAGCGAACTATCCAGAAATTGTTGACTTCTACGAATACTACAGCGGCATTCAAGAACCTTGGGATGGCCCCGCGCTGTTGGTGTTTAGTGATGGCAAAAAAGTGGGCGCGACTCTAGACCGCAATGGTTTGCGTCCCGCTCGCTATAGCATCACTAAAGATGGTTTCGTGGTGGTGGCTTCGGAAGCAGGTGTGGTTGACCTACCCGAAGCAGAAATTGTAGAAAAAGGACGCCTTGGCCCTGGACAAATGATCTCGGTGGATTTGGGCACCCATGAAGTCCTGAAAAACTGGGAGATCAAGCAACGGGTGGCTCAGGCTCATCCTTATAGCGAGTGGCTCCAGCAAAATCGTCAAAATTTGCAGGCTCAACCCTTTGCCGATACCACCCAAATGGACGGTCAGATGCTGCTGCGTCACCAAGTGGCCTTCGGCTACAGCTCTGAAGATGTGGAAATGATCATCGAATCAATGGCAGCCCAAGGAAAAGAACCCACTTTCTCGATGGGTGATGACATTCCATTGGCTGTTTTATCTGAGAAGCCCCGTCTGCTCTACGACTACTTCAAGCAGCGCTTTGCCCAAGTCACTAACCCACCCATTGATCCCCTGCGGGAAAGTTTGGTCATGTCTTTGACCATGCAGTTGGGTGAGCGCGGTAACTTGCTAGAAGCCAAGCCAGAGTCGGCTCGTCAGCTAAAGCTAGAATCTCCAGTGCTGAATGAGGTGGAGCTAGAGCAAATCAAGCAGTCTGGGTTTGAAACAGCATCACTGTCTACATTATTTGCCATTTCCGCAGGGCCAGAAGGGTTGCAACGAGCAGTGAATGCCCTCTGTCAGCAAGCGGTAGAAGCAGTTCGTGCCGGTAAAAAGGTTCTGGTTTTGAGCGATCGCAACCAGGAAAATGATCTTCAATTAACTGAAGATTACAGTTACATTCCACCTTTGCTAGCAGTGGGTGCAGTCCACCACCACCTGATTCGGCAAGGCTTGCGGATGAAAGCCTCCTTGGTCGTGGATACAGCCCAGTGCTGGAGCACCCATCACTTTGCTTGCTTAATTGGCTATGGAGCCAGCGCAATTTGCCCTTACCTAGCTCTGGAAACTGTACGTCATTGGTGGTCTGACTCTAAGACTCAAGCCATGATGCAGCGTGGCAAGATCGAGGTTTCGACCCTAAATGGCGCTCAAGATAACTTCCGTAAGGCAGTTGAAGCGGGCTTGCTGAAGATTCTTTCCAAGATGGGAATTTCGCTGCTGGCCAGCTATCACGGTGCCCAAATCTTTGAAGCGATTGGGATTGGCTCCGATCTGTTGCATCTAGGTTTCTCTGGTACAACTTCTCGGTTGGGTGGTCTCAGTGTTGCGGAGCTAGCCAATGAAGTAATTTCCTTCCATTGCCGTGCCTTTCCTGAACTGACCGCCAAGAAACCGGAAAACTACGGCTTTGTGCAATACCGTCCGGGTGGTGAGTACCACATGAACAACCCGGAAATGGTCAAGACGCTGCATAAAGCGGTGGCTGACAAGAGCCACGACCATTACGACCTGTACCAGCAACATCTCAGCAACCGTCCGATTACGGCTCTGCGGGATTTGCTCGACTTCAAGAGCGATCGCCCCTCAATTCCTGTAGAGGAAGTGGAGTCGGTCGCTGACATTATGCAACGCTTTTGCACCGGGGGCATGTCCTTGGGCGCACTCTCGCGGGAAGCTCATGAAACATTGGCGATCGCGATGAACCGCATCGGTGGCCGTTCCAATTCTGGTGAAGGCGGCGAAGATTCGGTGCGCTACAACACTCTCAATGACGTAGATGAAAACGGCAACTCACCCACACTGCCTCACCTAAAAGGGCTGAGAAACGGCGACACTGCCAGCTCTGCCATTAAACAAGTTGCCTCTGGTCGCTTTGGCGTGACCCCGGAGTACCTCGCCAGTGCCAAACAAATTGAGATCAAGATGGCTCAAGGGGCCAAGCCTGGGGAAGGGGGGCAGCTACCTGGCAAGAAAGTCAGCCCCTACATTGCCATGTTGCGGCGCTCCAAGCCTGGAGTGACTCTGATTTCCCCCCCGCCTCACCATGACATCTACTCAATCGAAGATTTGGCCCAGCTAATCTTTGATCTGCACCAGATTAGCCCCACGGCCCAGGTTTCGGTGAAGCTGGTAGCTGAAATTGGCATCGGGACAGTTGCGGCGGGTGTGGCCAAGGCCAACGCTGACATCATCCAAATTTCCGGTCATGACGGTGGTACTGGAGCTTCTCCCCTCAGCTCGATTAAGCATGCGGGTGGACCTTGGGAACTGGGGCTGACCGAAGTGCATCGTGTGCTGATGGAAAATCAACTGCGCGATCGCGTGATTCTGCGCGTGGATGGTGGTCTTAAGGCAGGCTGGGATGTCCTAATCGCAGCGTTGATGGGGGCCGAGGAGTTTGGCTTTGGTTCGATCGCGATGATTGCTGAAGGGTGCATCATGGCGCGGATCTGCCACACTAATAACTGCCCTGTGGGTGTTGCGACGCAGCGGGAAGAACTCCGCAAGCGTTTTACGGGCACGCCTGAGCATGTGGTCAATTTCTTCTGCTTCATCGCGGAAGAAGTGCGATCGCTGTTGGCAAGACTCGGCTATCGCTCCTTGGATGAAGTGATTGGTCGGGCAGATCTACTAACAGTCCGGGAAGGCGCGAAGCTGACCAAGACACAATCGCTGAACCTCAATTGCTTGACTCAACTGCCTGACACTCGTGAAAACCGAGCTTGGTTGCAGCACGAGGCAGTACACAGCAACGGTCCAGTACTTGACGATCAATTACTGGCTGATGCGGAGATTCAAGCAGCGATCGCGAATCAGAGTAGCGTGACAAAAGAGGTCATGGTTATCAACACTGACCGGACTGTCGGCACTCGCTTGTCTGGGGCGATCGCGAAGAAGTATGGCGACTCTGGGTTTGAAGGTCAAATTACTCTAAACTTCAAAGGCAGTGCAGGCCAAAGCCTTGGTGCCTTTAACCTGCCGGGAATGACGCTAAACCTAGAAGGTGAAGCGAATGACTACGTGGGTAAGGGCATGCATGGTGGCGAAATTGTGATCAAACCACCTGCTGCTGCGACCTACGATCCTTCTCAGAATGTGATTGTAGGCAACACTTGCCTCTACGGAGCTACAGGTGGCACTCTCTTTGCCAACGGTCAGGCGGGTGAGCGCTTTGCAGTTCGCAACTCCAAAGGTCAAGCGGTGATCGAAGGGGCGGGTGACCACTGCTGCGAATACATGACGGGTGGCACTATTGTTGTCCTCGGTCGTGTGGGCCGCAACGTGGGTGCTGGCATGACGGGTGGCCTTGCTTACTTCTTGGATGAAGATGGCAGTTTCCCCACCAAGGTCAACCCCGAAATCGTGAAAGTGCAACGGGTAATTGCTCCTGTTGGCGAACAACAACTACGCGACCTGATTGAGGCTCATGCAGAGCGGACGGGTAGCCCGAAAGCAAAAGCGATTTTGGCCCATTGGTCAGAGTCTTTAGCTAAGTTCTGGCAAGTAGTACCACCTTCCGAAGCAGACAGCCCAGAAGCAAATCCGGATGCTGCAACTGAAAAGGTGTTGAGTTCAGTGCAGTAA
- a CDS encoding type II toxin-antitoxin system Phd/YefM family antitoxin: protein MHQVHLKEAETLLAELIEEAAGGEEVVITRSDGTSFKIVPMSEVKATPKFGSA, encoded by the coding sequence ATGCATCAGGTTCACTTGAAAGAAGCTGAGACTCTACTGGCAGAGTTAATTGAAGAAGCGGCAGGTGGGGAAGAAGTTGTCATTACCCGTAGTGATGGAACATCGTTCAAGATTGTGCCGATGAGCGAAGTCAAAGCTACTCCTAAGTTTGGGAGTGCTTAG
- a CDS encoding DUF5677 domain-containing protein, which translates to MSKELSNVVKSLEPHVKDFCKGCYPTDGFFNSILKAAIAKSYEFCLFTTLEEGKLDAFFYTATLRGICEDLISLKYYYSFDVEDRETVIKYMAVIDMAENVRTQAEFFNSNKPTQPVVKKILDDSQISLARGEIGNLKGKYKWKSSGYRPSTREMAKSCNLLKLYDYFYAATSRWVHFSPHILTRMGWGDMNENGEIDASYSTSHFSGYYASFNCFYATYLFVLECKLIKKEISFNSDAWLLVEKLEKELLDTARWPELVTFEEMNIKPPSQITYILAHIAGLENSEQKMSMVEE; encoded by the coding sequence ATGTCGAAAGAGTTGTCTAACGTTGTCAAATCGCTTGAACCTCATGTAAAAGATTTTTGCAAGGGTTGTTATCCAACTGATGGATTTTTTAACTCAATTCTTAAAGCTGCTATTGCTAAGAGTTATGAGTTTTGCCTTTTCACAACCTTGGAAGAAGGTAAGTTAGATGCATTTTTCTATACCGCGACTTTGCGTGGTATTTGTGAAGATCTTATCAGTTTGAAATATTATTACAGCTTTGACGTTGAAGACAGAGAAACTGTGATCAAGTATATGGCTGTAATTGATATGGCAGAGAATGTTAGAACTCAAGCAGAATTTTTTAACTCTAACAAGCCAACTCAGCCTGTAGTTAAAAAAATTTTAGATGACAGCCAGATTAGTTTAGCTAGAGGAGAAATTGGAAATCTTAAGGGTAAATACAAATGGAAGAGTAGTGGCTATCGTCCGTCAACGAGAGAGATGGCTAAAAGCTGTAATTTGCTAAAACTATATGACTATTTTTATGCAGCAACTTCAAGATGGGTCCATTTCAGCCCTCACATTTTGACCCGAATGGGGTGGGGCGATATGAATGAAAATGGAGAAATAGACGCTTCGTATTCTACCTCCCATTTTTCAGGTTATTATGCATCCTTCAACTGCTTTTATGCAACTTATCTTTTTGTACTCGAATGTAAACTCATCAAGAAAGAAATCAGTTTCAATTCTGATGCTTGGTTACTTGTTGAAAAGTTGGAGAAGGAATTACTTGATACAGCTCGATGGCCAGAATTAGTTACTTTTGAGGAAATGAATATTAAGCCTCCATCTCAAATTACATACATTCTCGCCCACATTGCTGGCTTGGAGAATTCTGAACAGAAAATGAGTATGGTAGAAGAATAG
- a CDS encoding Uma2 family endonuclease → MNTLDWKVVQKPMPQGKHSTIQTEFSTTANSVLKPWRIARAFSELRCTFGGRSTVPNVFVFTWERIPRDENGEIANTFSIALNWTIEILSPDQSQTKVTKNILHCLNHGTQMGWLIDPDEQTVFVYLPKQQPEAFDESGQKLPVPSFASELNLSVGTVFGWLLE, encoded by the coding sequence GTGAATACATTAGATTGGAAAGTTGTTCAGAAGCCAATGCCGCAGGGGAAGCACAGCACCATTCAAACCGAGTTTTCTACTACCGCCAATAGTGTTCTTAAACCTTGGCGGATTGCACGGGCATTCTCAGAGTTACGCTGTACTTTTGGGGGACGCTCAACTGTTCCAAATGTGTTTGTGTTTACTTGGGAAAGAATTCCACGCGATGAGAATGGCGAGATTGCCAATACCTTTTCGATCGCGCTTAACTGGACGATCGAAATCCTTTCACCTGATCAAAGCCAAACCAAAGTCACTAAAAATATCCTGCATTGTCTCAATCATGGAACTCAAATGGGTTGGCTGATTGATCCAGATGAGCAAACCGTGTTTGTTTATCTTCCAAAGCAGCAACCCGAAGCCTTTGATGAATCAGGCCAGAAATTGCCAGTTCCCTCTTTCGCTAGCGAACTAAATTTGAGCGTGGGAACTGTGTTTGGTTGGCTATTGGAATAG
- a CDS encoding bifunctional pantoate--beta-alanine ligase/(d)CMP kinase → MVINLGGSVRLFTTVAGLRCYLELHRSQQDGLKLNQPISDASSLAPAATVGLVPTMGALHQGHLSLIQRARQENALVIVSIFVNPLQFGPTEDFQQYPRTLETDRHLCEQAGVDAIFAPTAEELYGSAYCRQQEQVTQVVPPQFMTATLCGRSRLGHFQGVATVVTKLLQLVQPDRAYFGRKDGQQLAIIQRLVRDLNIPVEVVGCETVREASGLALSSRNQYLSAQEREQAAAIYRGLQRAKQQFQTGEKDTNALIDAVKVELATVPIKPEYIELVHPMTMAPLDKVDEAGLLAIAARLGSTRLIDNVVLQDRQPIVAIDGPAGAGKSTVTRQIAQALGLLYLDTGAMYRALTWLVLQSGIDIQDEPAIAELVSKCEIQLVPGENPQEPVRVWIDQQEVTEAIRDLEVTSNVSAIAAQPAVRKELVKQQQRYGRKGGIAIEGRDIGTHVFPDAELKIFLTASVQERARRRQQDLKNQGKGDISLDELERLIYERDRKDSTRTLAPLQKAVDAIEINTDGLTIAEVRDRIVALYHERVSTAAKA, encoded by the coding sequence TTGGTAATCAACCTAGGGGGATCGGTGCGCCTGTTTACGACGGTAGCGGGATTGCGGTGCTATCTGGAGCTACATCGATCTCAACAAGATGGGTTGAAGCTAAATCAGCCAATTAGCGATGCATCGTCTTTGGCACCTGCGGCAACCGTGGGTCTAGTGCCGACAATGGGAGCTTTGCACCAAGGCCACTTGAGCCTAATTCAGCGGGCGCGCCAGGAGAATGCTCTCGTCATTGTGAGTATCTTCGTCAATCCGTTGCAGTTTGGGCCTACGGAAGACTTCCAACAATACCCCCGCACCCTAGAAACGGATCGGCATTTATGTGAGCAAGCTGGAGTCGATGCCATCTTTGCCCCTACTGCTGAAGAGTTATACGGCTCAGCCTATTGCCGTCAGCAAGAACAAGTGACTCAAGTCGTACCCCCTCAGTTTATGACGGCTACTTTATGTGGTCGCTCTCGCTTGGGACACTTTCAAGGAGTGGCCACGGTAGTCACAAAGCTACTACAACTCGTCCAGCCCGATCGCGCCTATTTTGGCCGCAAAGATGGTCAACAATTGGCAATCATTCAGCGACTCGTGCGCGACTTAAATATTCCCGTTGAAGTTGTGGGTTGTGAGACGGTGCGGGAGGCAAGTGGATTGGCTCTCAGCTCTCGTAACCAGTACCTTTCCGCCCAAGAACGCGAGCAAGCGGCGGCAATATATCGAGGTTTGCAGCGAGCGAAACAACAATTTCAAACGGGTGAGAAAGACACGAATGCACTAATTGATGCGGTCAAGGTAGAATTGGCAACTGTGCCGATCAAACCTGAATACATTGAATTAGTGCATCCCATGACGATGGCTCCCTTAGATAAAGTTGACGAAGCAGGATTGCTGGCGATCGCGGCCCGCTTAGGCTCAACTCGCTTGATTGACAACGTAGTTTTGCAAGACCGTCAGCCGATTGTGGCGATCGATGGTCCCGCTGGAGCTGGTAAATCGACGGTAACTCGTCAGATAGCTCAGGCTTTAGGGCTGCTTTATTTGGATACGGGAGCCATGTACCGCGCTTTGACTTGGCTGGTGCTGCAATCGGGGATCGACATTCAAGATGAACCTGCGATCGCAGAACTGGTGAGCAAGTGCGAAATTCAACTCGTGCCGGGAGAAAACCCACAAGAACCCGTTAGAGTTTGGATTGATCAGCAGGAAGTGACCGAGGCCATTCGGGACCTAGAAGTGACTTCTAATGTCTCAGCGATCGCAGCTCAACCTGCCGTCCGCAAAGAACTGGTGAAGCAGCAACAGCGCTATGGTCGCAAAGGTGGGATCGCGATCGAAGGCCGTGATATTGGCACCCATGTTTTTCCCGATGCAGAACTTAAAATCTTTTTGACTGCCTCGGTGCAAGAACGCGCCCGTCGTCGCCAACAAGACCTGAAAAATCAGGGCAAGGGCGACATTAGCCTAGATGAATTAGAGCGGCTGATTTATGAGCGCGATCGTAAGGACAGTACTCGCACTTTGGCCCCACTCCAAAAAGCCGTAGACGCGATCGAAATTAATACCGATGGTCTCACGATTGCTGAAGTGCGCGATCGGATTGTAGCGCTGTATCATGAGCGGGTTTCCACTGCTGCTAAGGCTTAA
- a CDS encoding septal ring lytic transglycosylase RlpA family protein, with protein MNQRFRSSATVALLLAALSTPLLGSNELAEAIEPSTETNLANSKPTSGPPQVAPQFPVKLAQLQPTQTAQVVKVGERQSSTTEENTLVAKIQAHEVAGRKAATLYVRDIPVLTFLTDPESEPGSEVADSQSLTITQPVKVAARQAVSLESEAFKPVALTKTGAIATNSPLDSATSPSADDPLWRATAVAAQINQMSWNGLDADKITVSWDGEPSVTGEPRDRYLIKADGNVLVTLDATATTKLPDTTRDLAKDALQATNRLRRLLGNAAPLREVSGRPVVRRQQTVAFGSVQFQIKGWASWYGPGFDGNRSASGEIFNQNALTAAHRDLPFGTKVRVTNLDNGRTVVVRINDRGPYAFDRVIDLSAAAAQVLGLIHSGVAPVRVDVLDQQKTVTASN; from the coding sequence ATGAATCAACGATTTCGGAGTAGTGCCACTGTTGCCCTGTTGTTGGCTGCTTTATCTACACCCCTGTTAGGTTCTAATGAGCTAGCAGAAGCCATCGAACCCAGCACTGAGACCAACCTAGCGAATAGCAAGCCCACTTCAGGCCCCCCTCAGGTAGCGCCGCAATTTCCAGTAAAGCTGGCACAGTTACAGCCAACTCAAACGGCCCAGGTCGTCAAAGTTGGAGAACGTCAGTCTTCTACCACCGAGGAAAACACCCTCGTTGCCAAAATCCAAGCCCATGAAGTGGCAGGCCGTAAAGCTGCAACTCTGTATGTCCGAGATATTCCGGTTTTGACTTTCCTTACAGACCCAGAATCGGAACCAGGAAGTGAAGTTGCAGACAGCCAAAGTTTAACCATCACTCAACCTGTCAAAGTAGCAGCCCGTCAAGCTGTGTCTTTAGAATCTGAAGCCTTCAAGCCAGTTGCATTGACCAAGACAGGCGCGATCGCTACGAACTCACCCCTAGATAGTGCTACCTCACCCAGTGCTGACGACCCCCTGTGGCGAGCGACTGCGGTTGCGGCCCAGATTAATCAAATGAGCTGGAATGGCTTGGATGCTGACAAGATTACCGTCAGTTGGGATGGTGAACCTAGCGTGACAGGCGAACCCCGCGATCGCTACTTGATCAAAGCAGACGGTAACGTCCTAGTCACCCTAGATGCAACCGCAACCACTAAACTACCTGACACCACTCGCGATTTGGCTAAAGATGCGCTTCAAGCCACCAATCGGCTGAGACGTTTGCTCGGTAACGCAGCTCCCTTGCGAGAAGTTTCTGGTCGCCCCGTGGTACGTCGTCAACAAACCGTTGCCTTCGGTTCTGTCCAATTTCAAATTAAAGGTTGGGCCTCCTGGTATGGCCCTGGTTTTGACGGTAATCGTAGTGCTAGCGGTGAAATTTTTAACCAAAATGCTTTAACCGCAGCCCATCGTGACCTACCTTTTGGCACTAAAGTGCGAGTCACCAATCTAGACAATGGGCGAACAGTAGTCGTACGCATTAACGATCGCGGTCCCTATGCCTTCGATCGCGTCATTGACCTGTCTGCTGCTGCGGCTCAGGTGTTAGGTCTAATTCATAGCGGTGTGGCTCCGGTGCGTGTTGATGTTTTAGATCAGCAAAAAACTGTCACAGCTAGCAATTAA
- the purM gene encoding phosphoribosylformylglycinamidine cyclo-ligase — protein MDYREAGVDVEAGRAFVQQIRGMVESTYRPGVLGKFGGFSGLFQIPAGYHEPILVSGTDGVGTKLKIAQVANRHDTVGIDLVAMCVNDVLTSGAEPLFFLDYLATGHLEPEQLAQVVSGISEGCRQAGCALLGGETAEMPGFYQPGEYDLAGFCVGVVEKSQLLDGSQVQIGDVAIGLASQGVHSNGFSLVRKIISDRGFSWEEKPELFGGQTLAEAFLTPTQIYVKPVLAARQAGLTIHGLAHITGGGLPENLPRCLGEGQAVRFNPNSWPVLPVFQWLATTGEVSEVAMFNTFNMGIGLVVIVPPNQAEQTMQWFTSQSLAAYAIGEVVSGAGELIGLPE, from the coding sequence ATGGATTACAGAGAAGCTGGGGTTGATGTCGAAGCAGGCCGAGCCTTTGTGCAACAAATTCGCGGCATGGTCGAGAGCACTTATCGACCGGGCGTACTGGGAAAATTTGGTGGTTTCAGCGGGTTATTTCAAATTCCGGCAGGCTACCATGAGCCGATTTTGGTTTCCGGTACCGATGGCGTAGGTACTAAATTAAAGATTGCTCAGGTGGCAAATCGTCATGACACGGTCGGGATTGACTTGGTGGCGATGTGTGTCAATGATGTACTGACTTCTGGAGCTGAACCCTTATTTTTTCTGGATTATTTGGCAACAGGGCATTTGGAACCAGAACAGTTAGCCCAGGTGGTATCTGGAATTAGTGAAGGTTGCCGTCAGGCGGGCTGTGCGCTGCTGGGGGGAGAAACCGCAGAAATGCCAGGTTTTTACCAGCCAGGAGAATACGATTTGGCGGGCTTTTGTGTGGGTGTGGTGGAGAAAAGCCAACTGCTAGACGGTTCTCAAGTGCAAATTGGGGATGTGGCGATCGGTTTGGCGAGTCAAGGGGTGCACAGCAATGGGTTCAGTTTGGTTCGCAAAATCATCAGCGATCGCGGCTTTAGCTGGGAAGAGAAACCGGAACTGTTTGGGGGGCAAACTTTAGCGGAGGCATTTCTTACCCCGACTCAGATCTATGTCAAACCTGTATTGGCCGCGCGTCAAGCAGGCCTGACAATTCATGGTTTGGCGCATATCACGGGCGGTGGCTTGCCAGAAAATCTTCCCCGCTGTCTGGGTGAAGGCCAAGCAGTCCGCTTCAACCCCAACTCTTGGCCTGTTTTACCCGTGTTTCAGTGGTTGGCAACGACCGGAGAAGTCAGCGAAGTTGCCATGTTTAATACGTTCAACATGGGCATTGGCTTGGTCGTGATTGTGCCACCTAACCAAGCTGAGCAAACGATGCAGTGGTTTACCTCGCAAAGTCTTGCGGCTTATGCGATCGGTGAAGTGGTTTCGGGTGCTGGGGAATTGATTGGGTTGCCAGAGTAA
- a CDS encoding MGMT family protein: protein MSTYNRIYAIVRQIPIGKVATYGQVAELAELYGKARLVGYALYRVDKNSDIPWHRVINAKGEVSESPLRLGSDYVQRSLLEAEGIEFNAEAKIDLRKYQWQPTIL from the coding sequence GTGTCTACCTACAACCGTATTTATGCGATCGTGCGTCAAATTCCCATAGGAAAAGTTGCTACTTACGGCCAGGTAGCAGAGTTAGCGGAGTTATATGGCAAAGCTCGTTTGGTGGGATACGCACTTTACCGAGTTGATAAAAATTCAGATATTCCTTGGCATCGCGTGATCAATGCCAAAGGCGAAGTGTCAGAATCACCCCTGCGGCTTGGTTCTGATTATGTGCAGCGATCGCTTTTAGAAGCAGAAGGCATCGAATTTAATGCCGAAGCAAAGATCGATCTACGGAAATATCAGTGGCAACCCACCATCCTCTAG